In one Shinella zoogloeoides genomic region, the following are encoded:
- a CDS encoding aminotransferase class IV family protein, translating to MDLSLIETLRWEPDAGFVRLERHLARLARSAAELGLPGAEGARSALLAALPPSALPGISPSRGEIGKGQRLPGRQTTSAAAPNEKEGIEPSPSISPLEGEMPGRAEGGRPYLTPLRIRLELFPDGRIDVQTAPFTPLAPDTTWRIKIAATRLASTDPLLRHKTSRRAAYAAARAEFPAAEADEVILLNERGEVCEGTITTLFLDDGSGMLKTPPLSCGLLAGVLREELLENGKAVEAALRPDDLSRGTIFTGNSLRGLIRCVLS from the coding sequence ATGGATCTCTCGCTGATCGAGACATTGCGATGGGAGCCGGATGCGGGCTTCGTGCGGCTGGAGCGGCATCTGGCCCGTCTGGCGCGCTCGGCGGCGGAACTCGGCTTGCCGGGAGCGGAAGGGGCACGGAGCGCCTTGCTTGCGGCGCTACCCCCCTCTGCCCTGCCGGGCATCTCCCCCTCAAGGGGGGAGATCGGCAAGGGGCAGCGGCTTCCCGGGCGGCAAACCACCTCGGCTGCCGCACCGAACGAAAAGGAAGGCATTGAGCCATCCCCATCGATCTCCCCCCTTGAGGGGGAGATGCCCGGCAGGGCAGAGGGGGGTAGGCCGTACCTGACGCCTCTCCGCATCCGCCTCGAACTCTTCCCCGACGGCCGCATCGACGTCCAGACGGCCCCCTTCACCCCCCTCGCCCCGGACACGACCTGGCGCATCAAAATCGCCGCCACCCGCCTCGCCTCGACCGACCCGCTGCTGCGCCACAAGACCTCCCGCCGCGCCGCCTATGCCGCGGCCCGCGCCGAATTCCCGGCGGCGGAGGCCGACGAGGTGATCCTTCTCAACGAACGCGGCGAGGTCTGCGAGGGCACCATCACCACGCTCTTCCTCGACGACGGCTCCGGCATGCTGAAGACGCCGCCGCTTTCCTGCGGCCTGCTCGCCGGTGTGCTCCGCGAAGAGCTTCTGGAAAATGGCAAGGCCGTCGAGGCGGCGCTGCGGCCGGATGACCTGTCGCGCGGCACGATCTTCACCGGCAATTCGCTGCGCGGGCTGATCCGCTGCGTGCTTTCATGA
- a CDS encoding homospermidine synthase, translating into MADSTYPVYGEITGPIVMIGFGSIGRGTLPLIERHFKYDRNRLIVIEPREDAADAEIYARHGVRHIKAHVTKENYKDLLKPLLQEGEGQGFCVNLSVDTGSLDLIKLCRKLDVLYIDTVVEPWLGFYFDKGMKNADRTNYALRETVRKEKEKHPGGTTAVSTCGANPGMVSWFVKQALLNLAKDLELKFEEPSQDDREGWAKLMKKVGVKGVHIAERDTQRTKNPKPFNTFWNTWSVEGFISEGLQPAELGWGTHENWMPKNAKKHKKGSKAAIYLEQPGANTRVRSWCPTPGPQYGFLVTHNESISIADYFTVRDKDGDVTFRPTCHYAYHPCNDAVLSLHEMFGNGGNQQPTLHVLDENELVDGVDELGVLLYGHDKNAYWYGSRLSLEETRRIAPYQNATGLQVTSAVLSGMVWALENPKAGIVETDEIDYKRCLEVQTPYLGPVEGHYTDWTPLDGRPGLFPEDLDTKDPWQFKNILVR; encoded by the coding sequence ATGGCAGACAGCACCTATCCGGTTTATGGCGAGATCACCGGTCCGATCGTGATGATCGGCTTCGGCTCCATCGGGCGCGGCACGCTGCCGCTGATCGAGCGCCATTTCAAGTACGACCGGAACCGGCTGATCGTCATCGAGCCGCGCGAAGACGCCGCCGACGCCGAGATCTATGCCCGCCATGGCGTGCGCCACATCAAGGCGCATGTCACCAAGGAGAACTACAAGGACCTCCTGAAACCGCTCCTTCAGGAAGGCGAAGGCCAGGGATTCTGCGTCAACCTCTCCGTCGATACCGGTTCGCTCGACCTCATCAAGCTCTGCCGCAAGCTCGACGTGCTCTACATCGACACGGTCGTCGAGCCCTGGCTCGGCTTCTACTTCGACAAGGGCATGAAGAACGCCGACCGCACGAACTACGCCCTGCGCGAAACCGTGCGCAAGGAGAAGGAAAAGCACCCGGGCGGCACGACGGCCGTTTCCACCTGCGGCGCCAACCCGGGCATGGTCTCCTGGTTCGTCAAGCAGGCGCTGCTCAATCTCGCCAAGGACCTTGAGCTGAAGTTCGAAGAGCCCTCGCAGGACGACCGCGAAGGCTGGGCCAAGCTGATGAAGAAGGTCGGCGTCAAGGGCGTGCACATCGCCGAGCGCGATACCCAGCGCACCAAGAACCCGAAGCCCTTCAACACCTTCTGGAACACCTGGTCCGTCGAGGGCTTCATCTCCGAGGGCCTGCAGCCGGCCGAGCTCGGCTGGGGCACCCACGAGAACTGGATGCCGAAGAACGCCAAGAAGCACAAGAAGGGCAGCAAGGCCGCAATCTACCTGGAACAGCCGGGCGCCAATACGCGCGTGCGCTCCTGGTGCCCGACGCCCGGCCCGCAATACGGCTTCCTCGTCACCCACAACGAATCGATCTCGATCGCCGACTACTTCACGGTGCGCGACAAGGACGGCGACGTCACCTTCCGCCCGACCTGCCATTACGCCTATCATCCCTGCAACGACGCCGTCCTGTCGCTGCACGAGATGTTCGGCAACGGCGGCAACCAGCAGCCCACCCTGCACGTCCTCGACGAGAACGAGCTGGTCGACGGCGTCGACGAGCTCGGCGTGCTGCTCTACGGCCACGACAAGAACGCCTACTGGTACGGTTCGCGCCTGTCGCTGGAAGAAACCCGCCGCATCGCGCCCTACCAGAACGCGACCGGCCTGCAGGTGACCTCCGCCGTGCTCTCCGGCATGGTCTGGGCGCTCGAGAACCCGAAGGCCGGCATCGTCGAGACGGACGAGATCGACTACAAGCGCTGCCTCGAAGTTCAGACGCCCTATCTCGGCCCGGTCGAAGGCCACTATACCGACTGGACCCCGCTCGACGGCCGCCCGGGCCTGTTCCCGGAAGACCTCGACACGAAGGACCCGTGGCAGTTCAAGAACATCCTGGTGCGCTGA
- the omp10 gene encoding outer membrane lipoprotein Omp10: protein MKPITALSLLAAAAALASCQTERAPRDMPVSQRPMPTGVEGAWVDPNGIVSTFAAGTFTTRTTDTNQLLASGTYVNNSPTLVEINMTSLVRNTQSKVNCALVSQSQLNCTTAEGAQFSLSRRA from the coding sequence ATGAAGCCGATCACAGCCCTGAGCCTGCTTGCCGCCGCCGCCGCGCTCGCCTCCTGCCAGACCGAACGCGCGCCGCGCGACATGCCGGTGTCCCAGCGGCCCATGCCGACAGGGGTGGAAGGCGCCTGGGTGGATCCGAACGGCATCGTCTCGACCTTCGCGGCAGGCACGTTCACGACGCGCACGACCGACACCAACCAGCTTCTGGCCTCGGGCACCTACGTCAACAATTCGCCGACGCTGGTCGAGATCAACATGACCTCGCTGGTGCGCAACACGCAGTCCAAGGTCAATTGCGCGCTGGTCAGCCAGAGCCAGCTCAACTGCACCACGGCCGAGGGTGCGCAGTTCTCGCTCTCCCGCCGCGCCTGA
- a CDS encoding 5'-nucleotidase C-terminal domain-containing protein, producing MTIFRSGLLAASLIALSGGSALADYELNILHINDLHSRIEAINKFDSTCSAEEEGKGECFGGVARLKAAIDAERQKLSGKNVLLLNAGDNFQGSLFYTTYKGAAEAEFLNLMKFDAMTVGNHEFDDSEDGLATFLDKVQFPVVTANVAASASSKLGDRIKPFIVIEQGGQKIGIVGAVANDTAELSSPGPNVLIGNDVADITAAIGELKKEGVNKIVALTHVGYPRDLAAIAKIPDVDVVVGGHTNTFLSNTSDKAEGPYPTLVDNPGGYKVPVVQAGAYTKYLGNLKVVFDDAGVVKESSGEPILIDASIKPDEAVLARIKDLAGPIEELKNKIVAETAEPIDGSRETCRAAECAMGNLVTDAILDRTKDQGMTIAITNGGGLRSSIDGGPVSMGEVLSVLPFQNTVATFQLKGSDLVAALENGLSQIEEGAGRFPQVSGMKYSFDRSKPAGSRVFSVEVKEGDAFVPLDPAKTYGVVSNNYMRSGGDGYSVFAKSGLNAYDFGPNLELVVADYLAAHRPYKPYTDGRITEVATGVVLETQATTDTSTADDAKPATGEASTDTAAKSTEGTATTGDAAATAMEAETATSASGTAATAGGKHVIARGDTLWDIAKAAYGDGALWRKIAEANGNPRPRALHVGTELSIPAK from the coding sequence ATGACGATTTTCCGATCCGGCCTTCTGGCCGCCTCCCTTATCGCGCTCTCCGGCGGCTCGGCGCTTGCGGATTACGAGCTGAACATCCTGCACATCAACGACCTGCATTCGCGCATCGAGGCGATCAACAAGTTCGATTCGACCTGCTCGGCCGAGGAGGAAGGCAAGGGCGAATGCTTCGGCGGTGTCGCGCGCCTCAAGGCTGCGATCGATGCGGAGCGCCAGAAGCTTTCCGGCAAGAACGTGCTGCTCCTCAATGCCGGCGACAATTTCCAGGGCTCACTCTTCTACACGACCTATAAGGGCGCGGCCGAAGCCGAATTCCTCAACCTCATGAAGTTCGACGCGATGACCGTCGGCAACCATGAGTTCGACGACAGCGAGGACGGGCTCGCGACTTTCCTCGACAAGGTGCAGTTCCCCGTCGTCACCGCCAATGTCGCGGCCAGCGCCAGTTCGAAGCTCGGCGACCGCATCAAGCCCTTCATCGTGATCGAGCAGGGCGGACAGAAGATCGGCATCGTCGGCGCCGTGGCGAACGATACGGCCGAACTCTCCTCCCCCGGCCCGAACGTGCTGATCGGCAATGACGTCGCCGACATCACCGCCGCCATCGGCGAGCTGAAGAAAGAGGGCGTCAACAAGATCGTCGCGCTGACCCATGTCGGCTATCCCCGCGACCTTGCGGCCATCGCAAAGATCCCGGATGTGGACGTCGTGGTCGGCGGCCATACCAACACCTTCCTCTCCAACACCTCGGACAAGGCCGAAGGCCCCTATCCCACGCTGGTCGACAATCCCGGCGGCTACAAGGTGCCGGTCGTGCAGGCGGGCGCCTATACGAAATATCTCGGCAACCTGAAGGTCGTCTTCGACGATGCCGGCGTCGTCAAGGAAAGCTCCGGCGAGCCGATCCTGATCGACGCATCGATCAAGCCGGACGAGGCCGTCCTTGCCCGCATCAAGGATCTTGCCGGCCCCATCGAGGAGCTGAAGAACAAGATCGTCGCCGAAACCGCCGAGCCGATCGACGGTTCGCGCGAGACCTGCCGTGCCGCCGAATGCGCCATGGGCAACCTGGTGACGGACGCCATCCTCGACCGCACCAAGGACCAGGGCATGACCATCGCCATCACCAATGGCGGCGGCCTGCGCTCCTCCATCGACGGCGGCCCGGTCTCGATGGGCGAAGTGCTGTCGGTCCTGCCGTTCCAGAACACGGTCGCGACCTTCCAGCTCAAGGGGTCGGACCTCGTCGCAGCGCTGGAAAACGGCCTCAGCCAGATCGAGGAAGGCGCCGGGCGCTTCCCGCAGGTCTCCGGCATGAAATATTCCTTCGACAGGTCCAAGCCGGCCGGCAGCCGCGTCTTCTCGGTCGAGGTCAAGGAGGGCGACGCCTTCGTACCGCTCGACCCCGCCAAGACCTACGGCGTCGTCTCCAACAACTACATGCGTTCGGGCGGCGACGGCTATTCGGTCTTCGCCAAGTCCGGCCTGAACGCCTACGATTTCGGCCCGAACCTCGAACTGGTCGTCGCCGACTATCTCGCTGCCCACCGCCCCTATAAGCCTTATACGGATGGACGCATCACCGAAGTCGCGACTGGAGTAGTACTGGAGACCCAGGCCACGACCGACACGTCGACAGCCGACGATGCGAAGCCGGCAACCGGCGAAGCCTCCACGGACACGGCCGCAAAATCGACCGAGGGCACCGCGACCACCGGCGACGCCGCGGCCACGGCAATGGAGGCGGAAACCGCCACGAGCGCATCCGGCACGGCCGCGACGGCTGGCGGCAAGCATGTCATCGCGCGCGGCGACACGCTCTGGGATATCGCCAAGGCGGCCTATGGCGACGGCGCGCTGTGGCGCAAGATCGCGGAGGCAAACGGCAATCCGCGGCCCCGCGCGCTGCATGTCGGCACGGAGCTTTCGATCCCGGCCAAATAA
- the hemH gene encoding ferrochelatase has product MDIVAKPADHPPVKHGKVGVLLVNLGTPDGTDYASMRRYLKEFLTDKRVIEWPRIAWYPILFGIVLNTRPGKVGKAYETIWNKDRNESYLRTYTRSQAELMATALKDYSEVVVDWAMRYGQPSIASRMEYLHKQGCERILVFPLYPQYAAATTATVNDKAFETLLKMRWQPALRTVPPYHDDPAYIDALAVSIEKHLETLDWEPERVLTSFHGIPKSYFEKGDPYYCQCQKTARLLRERLGWSGEKLMVTFQSRFGPEEWLQPYTDKTVEKLAQDGIKRIAVLNPGFVSDCLETLEEIAEQAAESFLHNGGEKFAHIPCLNDSPEGMAVLEKVVRRELSGWV; this is encoded by the coding sequence ATGGACATCGTCGCCAAGCCCGCCGACCATCCGCCCGTCAAGCATGGCAAGGTCGGCGTGCTGCTCGTCAATCTCGGCACACCCGACGGCACGGACTACGCGTCGATGCGGCGCTACCTGAAGGAGTTTCTGACCGACAAGCGCGTGATCGAGTGGCCGAGGATCGCCTGGTATCCGATCCTCTTCGGCATCGTGCTCAACACCCGCCCCGGCAAGGTCGGCAAGGCCTACGAGACGATCTGGAACAAGGACAGGAACGAGAGCTACCTGCGCACCTATACGCGCAGCCAGGCCGAACTGATGGCGACGGCCCTCAAGGACTATTCCGAGGTCGTCGTCGACTGGGCCATGCGCTACGGCCAGCCCTCGATCGCCTCGCGCATGGAATACCTGCACAAGCAGGGCTGCGAGCGCATCCTCGTCTTCCCGCTCTATCCGCAATATGCCGCGGCGACAACGGCGACCGTCAACGACAAGGCCTTCGAGACACTGCTCAAGATGCGCTGGCAGCCGGCGCTGCGCACCGTGCCGCCCTATCACGACGATCCGGCCTATATCGATGCGCTCGCCGTCTCCATCGAAAAGCACCTTGAGACGCTCGACTGGGAGCCGGAGCGCGTGCTGACCTCCTTCCACGGCATTCCCAAAAGCTATTTCGAAAAGGGCGACCCCTACTACTGCCAGTGCCAGAAGACCGCCCGGCTGCTGCGCGAACGGCTCGGCTGGTCCGGAGAGAAGCTGATGGTCACCTTCCAGTCGCGCTTCGGGCCGGAGGAATGGCTCCAGCCCTATACCGACAAGACCGTCGAGAAGCTGGCGCAGGACGGCATCAAGCGCATCGCCGTGCTCAATCCGGGCTTCGTTTCCGATTGCCTGGAAACGCTGGAAGAGATCGCCGAACAGGCCGCCGAAAGCTTCCTGCACAATGGCGGCGAGAAGTTCGCGCACATCCCCTGTCTCAATGACTCGCCGGAGGGCATGGCCGTGCTGGAAAAGGTCGTCAGGCGCGAGCTTTCCGGCTGGGTCTGA
- a CDS encoding SPFH domain-containing protein, with amino-acid sequence MDFAGLDIVVIALVVLVILILFAGIKTIPQGYQYTVERFGRYTRTLQPGLNLIIPFIDRIGAKMNVMEQVLDIPTQEVITRDNASVAADGVAFYQVLNPAQAAYQVANLENAILNLTMTNIRSVMGSMDLDELLSNRDVINDKLLRVVDEAANPWGIKITRVEIKDIAPPKDLVDSMGRQMKAEREKRAQVLEAEGARNAQILRAEGAKQSAILEAEGQREAAFRDAEARERLAEAEAKATKMVSEAIAAGDVQAINYFIAQKYTEAMAAIGKAPNSKIVLMPMEASSLIGSLGGIGAIAKEVFGDGSAPAGNAQRIRQSTPATTTTAATPAFRNPFDTPPQGS; translated from the coding sequence ATGGATTTTGCCGGACTGGATATCGTCGTCATCGCCCTTGTGGTGCTGGTCATCCTGATCCTGTTTGCCGGGATCAAGACGATCCCGCAGGGTTACCAGTACACGGTCGAACGCTTCGGCCGCTATACGCGCACGCTCCAGCCCGGCCTCAACCTGATCATCCCGTTCATCGACCGCATCGGCGCGAAGATGAACGTCATGGAACAGGTGCTGGATATCCCGACCCAGGAAGTCATCACCCGCGACAATGCGAGCGTGGCCGCCGATGGCGTCGCCTTCTACCAGGTGCTCAACCCCGCACAGGCCGCCTATCAGGTCGCCAACCTGGAAAACGCGATCCTCAACCTCACCATGACCAACATCCGCTCCGTCATGGGCTCGATGGATCTCGACGAACTCCTGTCCAACCGCGACGTCATCAACGACAAGCTGCTGCGCGTGGTCGATGAAGCGGCCAATCCCTGGGGCATCAAGATCACCCGCGTCGAGATCAAGGACATCGCGCCGCCGAAGGATCTGGTCGATTCGATGGGCAGGCAGATGAAGGCCGAGCGCGAGAAGCGCGCGCAGGTGCTGGAGGCCGAGGGCGCCCGCAATGCGCAGATCCTGCGCGCCGAAGGCGCCAAGCAGTCCGCCATCCTCGAGGCCGAGGGCCAGCGCGAAGCGGCATTCCGCGACGCCGAAGCCCGCGAGCGCCTGGCGGAAGCCGAAGCCAAGGCGACGAAGATGGTGTCGGAGGCGATCGCCGCCGGCGATGTCCAGGCGATCAACTACTTCATCGCGCAGAAATACACCGAAGCCATGGCCGCGATCGGCAAGGCGCCGAATTCCAAGATCGTGCTGATGCCGATGGAAGCCTCCTCGCTCATCGGTTCGCTCGGCGGCATCGGCGCCATTGCCAAAGAGGTGTTCGGCGACGGTTCTGCGCCCGCCGGCAACGCGCAGCGCATCCGCCAGTCGACGCCGGCGACCACCACGACCGCAGCGACGCCCGCCTTCCGCAATCCGTTCGACACGCCGCCGCAAGGAAGCTGA
- a CDS encoding NfeD family protein → MIQRIVTELGPWAWWVLGIVLLILEVLMPGVFLVWIGIAAIITGALSLLLWEQAFWAWQAQWLVFAVLSLAAALIGRRIISTRGETSDQPHLNQRGQSLVGRTATLEQPISEGRGRIRLDDTMWSVQGPDLPVGARVRVTASNGRDLTVEPI, encoded by the coding sequence ATGATCCAGCGCATTGTCACGGAACTGGGCCCGTGGGCCTGGTGGGTGCTCGGGATCGTCCTCCTGATCCTCGAAGTGCTGATGCCCGGCGTCTTCCTCGTCTGGATCGGCATCGCGGCGATCATCACCGGCGCCCTCTCCCTGCTGCTCTGGGAGCAGGCCTTCTGGGCCTGGCAGGCACAATGGCTCGTCTTCGCCGTCCTGTCACTGGCGGCCGCCCTGATCGGCCGGCGCATCATCAGCACCCGCGGCGAGACGAGCGACCAGCCGCACCTCAACCAGCGCGGCCAGAGCCTTGTCGGCCGGACGGCGACGCTGGAGCAGCCGATCAGCGAAGGCCGCGGCCGCATCCGCCTCGACGATACGATGTGGAGCGTTCAGGGACCGGACCTGCCGGTCGGCGCACGCGTGCGCGTCACGGCCAGCAACGGCCGCGACCTCACCGTGGAACCGATCTGA
- a CDS encoding KpsF/GutQ family sugar-phosphate isomerase yields the protein MITRQIKYDGGGAIASAIRTVETERAGLVALSTALQGDLHDAFCDAVRRIGDIGGRVIVTGIGKSGHIGVKIAATLASTGTPSFFVHPVEANHGDLGMIGRDDVILALSWSGETAELQGIVTYSRRFSIPLIAMTSGERSALARAADTVLLLPKALEACPHGLAPTTSTLMQLALGDAIAVALLEARGFTATDFKTFHPGGKLGASLSHIGDIMHSGENMPLVALGTSMPDAVHMLAQKRYGCVGVINNDGILVGIVTDGDIARNLTRNLSELDVDDVMTRNPKTVKPSTLATAALGLLNQHNISALIVTDETFRPVGIVHFHDLLRIGVA from the coding sequence ATGATCACGCGACAGATTAAATATGACGGCGGCGGCGCGATTGCCTCCGCGATCCGCACGGTCGAGACCGAAAGGGCGGGGCTGGTTGCCCTCTCGACGGCATTGCAAGGCGACCTGCACGACGCCTTCTGCGATGCCGTGCGCCGCATCGGCGATATCGGCGGGCGTGTCATCGTGACCGGCATTGGCAAGTCTGGTCATATCGGGGTGAAGATCGCCGCGACGCTCGCCTCGACCGGCACGCCCTCCTTCTTCGTGCATCCCGTCGAGGCCAACCATGGCGACCTCGGCATGATCGGGCGCGACGACGTGATCCTCGCGCTGTCCTGGAGCGGCGAGACCGCCGAACTGCAAGGCATCGTCACCTATTCCCGCCGCTTTTCCATTCCGCTGATCGCCATGACCTCCGGCGAGCGCTCGGCGCTGGCCCGGGCGGCCGATACGGTGTTGCTGCTGCCCAAGGCGCTGGAAGCCTGCCCGCATGGGCTTGCGCCGACCACCTCGACCCTGATGCAGCTTGCGCTTGGCGATGCCATCGCCGTCGCGCTGCTCGAGGCGCGGGGCTTCACGGCGACGGATTTCAAGACCTTCCATCCGGGCGGCAAGCTGGGCGCGAGCCTTTCCCATATCGGCGACATCATGCACAGCGGGGAGAACATGCCGCTCGTGGCCCTCGGCACCTCGATGCCGGATGCGGTGCATATGCTGGCGCAGAAACGCTACGGCTGCGTCGGCGTCATCAACAATGACGGCATTCTCGTCGGCATCGTCACGGACGGCGACATCGCGCGCAACCTGACGCGCAACCTCTCCGAGCTCGATGTCGACGACGTGATGACGCGCAACCCGAAGACGGTGAAGCCGTCCACGCTGGCGACCGCCGCGCTCGGGCTCCTCAACCAGCACAACATCTCCGCGCTGATCGTCACCGACGAGACGTTCCGCCCCGTCGGCATCGTGCATTTCCACGATCTACTGAGGATCGGCGTCGCCTGA
- a CDS encoding outer membrane beta-barrel protein, which produces MTEARGMECGRPSLRLTRRLAGLLLAGTVLAALPALAQQTTSTTSMTFPTPLAGTGSGTTTNGEVPGAADGTSTTTGADATTDMDATTTTRPALSDESAAALADEGDAFGATERRAERLNQREGNIDGSRSNFGDPYEPTGIRVGTFILRPSITQNLGYEKRKSGSTSTNRTFSETGFRGSLTSDWSRHQLTINAEGIYQRNISGTGETEPRLRLNSDLRLDLSDDTVANITAGYDFERESSSDPNAIDGASAQSGVNTYTGGARVTRDFGLIRGTIGAEIERRTYGSATLSDGSKLILSDRNYTEGTVTGRIGYELSPALIPYLEASVGRSIYDDKYDSLGYERSHSTLGGRAGVEVDLGEKLRGDLGLGYRRATFDDSRLAALKALTIDGSVLWSPHRGTDLRLGLATTLEPSTAAGASGYVSYAATADLTHELRDNLVARLSSAYTLRDFQTTGTTDQSIYLVGAGLTWDINRWLAMTGDVSYELTRQSGTSDTGVTRAGIGLVLRR; this is translated from the coding sequence ATGACAGAGGCAAGGGGAATGGAATGCGGGCGCCCGTCGCTCCGCCTGACACGGCGACTGGCCGGGCTTCTGCTCGCCGGCACCGTGCTTGCCGCCTTGCCTGCGCTCGCCCAGCAGACGACTTCCACGACGTCGATGACCTTCCCGACGCCGCTTGCGGGAACGGGAAGCGGAACCACCACCAACGGCGAGGTACCCGGCGCAGCCGACGGCACGTCCACCACGACGGGTGCGGACGCGACAACGGACATGGACGCGACCACGACGACACGGCCCGCGCTTTCCGACGAATCCGCTGCCGCGCTCGCCGACGAGGGCGACGCCTTCGGCGCGACGGAGCGCCGGGCAGAGAGGCTGAACCAGCGCGAGGGCAATATCGACGGTTCGCGCAGCAATTTCGGCGACCCCTACGAGCCGACCGGTATCCGGGTCGGCACGTTCATCCTGCGGCCGTCGATCACGCAGAACCTCGGCTACGAGAAGAGGAAAAGCGGCTCCACGTCGACGAACCGCACCTTTTCCGAAACCGGCTTCCGGGGATCGCTGACGTCGGACTGGTCCCGCCATCAGTTGACCATCAATGCCGAAGGCATCTACCAGCGCAATATCAGCGGCACCGGCGAAACCGAACCACGCCTTCGGCTGAACAGCGATCTCAGGCTCGACCTCAGCGACGACACGGTCGCCAACATCACGGCCGGCTACGATTTCGAGCGGGAAAGTTCCAGCGATCCCAACGCCATCGACGGCGCCAGCGCCCAGTCCGGCGTCAACACCTATACGGGCGGCGCGCGCGTCACCCGCGATTTCGGCCTGATCCGCGGCACGATCGGCGCCGAGATCGAACGCCGCACCTATGGCTCGGCAACGCTGTCCGACGGCAGCAAGCTGATCCTGTCCGACCGCAACTACACGGAAGGCACGGTAACGGGCCGTATCGGCTACGAACTTTCGCCGGCCCTGATCCCCTATCTCGAAGCCTCCGTCGGCCGCTCGATCTATGACGACAAATACGATTCGCTCGGCTACGAGCGGTCGCATTCGACGCTCGGCGGGCGCGCCGGCGTGGAGGTGGATCTCGGTGAAAAGCTGCGCGGCGATCTCGGCCTCGGCTACCGGCGGGCCACCTTCGATGACAGCCGCCTCGCCGCGCTGAAGGCGCTGACGATCGACGGCTCGGTGCTCTGGTCGCCGCATCGCGGCACCGATCTGAGGCTCGGCCTCGCCACGACGCTCGAACCCTCGACCGCCGCCGGCGCGAGCGGCTACGTCTCCTATGCGGCGACGGCGGACCTGACGCACGAATTGCGCGACAATCTCGTGGCGCGGCTGAGCAGCGCCTATACGCTGCGCGATTTCCAGACCACCGGCACCACCGACCAGTCCATCTACCTGGTCGGCGCCGGCCTCACCTGGGATATCAACCGCTGGCTCGCCATGACCGGCGACGTCTCCTACGAATTGACGCGCCAGTCGGGCACGTCCGACACCGGCGTCACACGCGCCGGCATCGGCCTCGTCCTGCGGCGCTGA
- the galU gene encoding UTP--glucose-1-phosphate uridylyltransferase GalU yields the protein MSQTRKVRKAVFPVAGLGTRFLPATKAVPKEMLTVVDKPVIQYVVDEALDAGIEHLIFVTGRSKAVIEDYFDIQVELEQTLRQRNKTAELTLLDSILPVAGSTSFTRQQEPLGLGHAVWCARELVGNEPFALLLPDMIMKGEKGCMKGMVELFEHSGANVIAVEECAPDQAHKYGIVGVGEKVGEGFAITKMVEKPAPGTAPSNFFINGRYILQPEIFSILATQERGAGNEIQLTDGMVKLADSQKFAAYHFRGETYDCGAKDGFILANIAFALERADIRPSVEGPLRELVAGLK from the coding sequence ATGTCTCAGACACGTAAGGTTCGCAAAGCAGTCTTTCCAGTGGCCGGCCTCGGCACACGCTTCCTCCCGGCCACGAAGGCCGTTCCGAAGGAAATGCTGACCGTCGTCGACAAGCCCGTCATCCAGTACGTGGTGGACGAGGCGCTGGATGCCGGCATCGAGCACCTGATCTTCGTGACGGGACGGTCCAAGGCGGTCATCGAGGATTATTTCGACATCCAGGTCGAGCTGGAGCAAACCCTGCGCCAGCGCAACAAGACGGCCGAGCTGACGCTGCTCGACAGCATCCTGCCGGTCGCCGGCTCGACGAGCTTCACCCGCCAGCAGGAGCCGCTCGGCCTCGGCCACGCCGTCTGGTGCGCCCGCGAGCTGGTCGGCAACGAGCCCTTCGCGCTGCTTCTGCCCGACATGATCATGAAGGGCGAGAAGGGCTGCATGAAGGGCATGGTCGAGCTCTTCGAGCATTCGGGCGCCAATGTCATCGCCGTCGAGGAATGTGCGCCCGACCAAGCGCACAAATACGGCATCGTCGGCGTCGGCGAGAAGGTCGGCGAGGGTTTCGCCATCACGAAGATGGTCGAGAAGCCGGCGCCGGGCACCGCGCCGTCCAACTTCTTCATCAACGGCCGCTATATCCTGCAGCCGGAAATCTTCTCGATCCTCGCCACGCAGGAGCGCGGCGCCGGCAACGAGATCCAGCTCACCGACGGCATGGTGAAGCTCGCCGACAGCCAGAAATTCGCCGCCTATCACTTCCGTGGCGAGACCTATGACTGCGGCGCCAAGGACGGCTTCATCCTCGCCAACATCGCCTTTGCGCTGGAGCGTGCGGATATCCGCCCGTCGGTCGAGGGGCCGCTGAGAGAGCTGGTCGCCGGCCTGAAGTAA